From Lepisosteus oculatus isolate fLepOcu1 chromosome 8, fLepOcu1.hap2, whole genome shotgun sequence, one genomic window encodes:
- the gpr137c gene encoding integral membrane protein GPR137C, translating to MLLTDNQVSLSVFTSVTDTTDEPIQAAVLPSVELGLTVVYTILYSLLFVFVYLQLWLILHYGHKRFSYQSVFLFLCLLWSALRTTLFSFYFKNVVQANQLQPLPYWLLYCFPVCLQFFTLCLLNLYFAQVMFKAKAKYSPELNKYKVPLRLAFLFVSLFFLVVNVTCAMLVQGSVSEGQLKHTVLVRVLINDSLFVLCAISLAVCIFRIAKMSSANVYLESKGTSVCQATAIGAVVILLYTSRACYNLVVVALSPEDRPSSFNYGWYNVSDQADVEKINGEAYIVFGIILFFWELLPTSLVVVFFRVQRPNQNLAPGGMINSHSFSSRAYFFDNPRRYDSDDDLSRSLGSRGERSSILSSTPQAGPSWYGTIRRNGSLTVVPHLLNGPPAATAPLLLVYGNIQTSQHHNYYSTPQN from the exons ATGTTATTGACGGATAACCAGGTCAGTCTGAGCGTTTTTACATCGGTAACGGACACAACGGATGAGCCGATACAAGCCGCAGTTCTTCCTTCTGTAGAGCTGGGACTGACCGTCGTTTATACTATCCTATATTCGCTGCTGTTTGTATTTGTGTACCTGCAACTCTGGCTTATTTTGCACTATGGTCACAAACGGTTCAGCTACCAGAGTGTCTTTCTCTTCTTGTGTTTGCTGTGGTCAGCGCTTAGGactacattattttctttttacttcaaGAACGTGGTTCAGGCTAACCAACTGCAGCCTCTGCCTTACTGGCTTTTGTACTGTTTCCCCGTATGTCTACAGTTCTTCACGTTGTGTCTGCTAAATCTTTACTTTGCACAG GTAATGTTTAAAGCCAAAGCTAAGTATTCCCCAGAACTCAACAAATACAA GGTGCCACTGCGGCTGGCCTTCCTGTTTGTCAGCCTGTTCTTCCTGGTGGTGAACGTGACTTGTGCTATGCTGGTACAGGGCAGTGTATCGGAGGGTCAGCTGAAACACACCGTGCTGGTGCGGGTGCTCATCAATGACAGCCTCTTTGTGCTCTGTGCTATCTCGCTGGCTGTCTGCATCTTCAGAATTGCCAAGATGTCCTCTGCCAACGTCTACCTCGAGTCCAAG GGCACGTCTGTATGCCAGGCGACTGCTATTGGGGCTGTAGTGATTTTGCTGTACACCTCCAGGGCCTGTTACAACCTGGTGGTGGTGGCCCTTTCCCCAGAGGACCGACCAAGCTCTTTCAATTATGGCTGGTACAATGTGTCCGATCAG GCTGACGTGGAGAAGATCAACGGGGAGGCCTACATAGTGTTTGGGATTATCCTGTTCTTCTGGGAGCTCCTGCCCACCAGTCTGGTGGTGGTGTTCTTCAGAGTACAGCGGCCCAACCAGAACCTG GCTCCAGGGGGTATGATAAACAGCCACAGCTTCAGCTCCAGGGCCTATTTCTTTGATAACCCCCGGCGCTACGACAGTGATGATGATCTATCCCGCAGCCTCGGCTCTCGAGGGGAGAGGAGCAG CATCCTGTCCTCCACGCCGCAGGCCGGACCCAGCTGGTACGGGACGATCCGGAGGAACGGCAGCTTGACCGTGGTGCCGCACCTGCTCAACGGGCCCCCCGCCGCCACCGCACCCTTGCTCTTGGTTTATGGCAATATCCAGACCAGCCAGCACCACAACTACTACTCCACCCCACAGAACTAG